From one Geoalkalibacter halelectricus genomic stretch:
- a CDS encoding DUF2750 domain-containing protein, with product MSIDYLGEKIFQEEIQAAGQLWILRGAHKNIYAVEVEEGGWSLPVWSSREKAAEFLQNARLIGQKYVPEAIALNLFTQAWLSDKMMAIVELQINPHGKSSRVLVLTSEEFRAGQPPP from the coding sequence ATGAGCATCGATTATCTGGGAGAGAAAATTTTTCAGGAGGAAATTCAGGCCGCTGGGCAGCTCTGGATTCTGCGCGGCGCCCACAAAAACATCTACGCCGTGGAGGTCGAGGAGGGAGGCTGGTCGCTGCCGGTCTGGTCCAGCAGGGAGAAAGCGGCTGAATTTCTGCAAAACGCCCGGCTCATCGGCCAGAAATATGTGCCCGAGGCCATTGCATTAAATCTTTTCACCCAGGCCTGGCTTTCGGATAAGATGATGGCGATCGTCGAACTGCAGATCAACCCGCACGGGAAATCATCCCGGGTTCTGGTGCTCACCAGCGAGGAGTTCCGGGCCGGGCAACCACCCCCCTGA
- a CDS encoding DMT family transporter: MPEWYLFSVAALVLLGTQRFLYKVAAERDCSATLTTAVFMATVTLLSGLAFFITAEPTGNLHALALLALINSLAFTLATVANLQALKHLPAAITFPLTRLSLLVVIVFSMIYFGERPGLFQWLGIALGFAVVALLAREAGSATRPHGKTATGMLLIAVCVLCGAAAAITSKFAAVSTSKAGFMALSYFLATLFALGMGKKWPSVTTAARTKDAVKIGVLMGLLNFFGFYAFLIALESGPLSIIALITGMHFVIAIALSALIYREQLTPPRLLAIALTLLAVFFIQL, from the coding sequence ATGCCGGAATGGTACCTGTTCAGCGTCGCCGCCCTTGTGCTTCTGGGAACCCAGCGTTTTCTCTACAAGGTCGCGGCCGAGCGTGATTGCAGCGCAACCTTGACCACCGCCGTGTTCATGGCCACCGTCACCCTGCTGAGCGGCCTGGCCTTTTTCATCACCGCCGAGCCCACCGGCAACCTTCACGCCCTGGCCCTTCTGGCCCTGATCAACAGCCTCGCCTTCACCCTGGCCACGGTCGCCAACCTGCAGGCTCTCAAGCACCTGCCCGCCGCCATCACCTTTCCTCTCACCCGGCTGAGCCTGCTGGTGGTGATCGTCTTTTCCATGATCTATTTCGGTGAGCGCCCGGGGCTTTTTCAGTGGCTGGGCATTGCGCTGGGGTTTGCCGTCGTCGCGCTGCTCGCCAGGGAAGCGGGAAGCGCCACCAGGCCACACGGCAAAACGGCAACCGGGATGCTGCTCATCGCGGTTTGCGTGCTGTGCGGCGCCGCCGCCGCCATCACCAGCAAATTCGCGGCGGTTTCCACCAGCAAGGCCGGATTCATGGCCCTGTCCTATTTTCTGGCGACGCTGTTCGCCCTGGGCATGGGGAAAAAATGGCCCTCGGTAACCACCGCGGCACGCACCAAGGATGCCGTCAAGATCGGTGTGCTCATGGGCCTGCTCAATTTCTTCGGGTTTTACGCCTTTCTCATCGCCCTGGAAAGCGGGCCGCTGTCCATCATCGCCCTCATCACCGGCATGCATTTCGTCATCGCCATCGCCCTCTCGGCCCTCATCTACCGGGAACAGCTCACGCCACCGCGCCTGCTGGCTATCGCCCTGACCCTGCTGGCGGTGTTTTTCATTCAACTCTGA
- a CDS encoding sensor histidine kinase, whose protein sequence is MKLSLSVKLVAGCSLILLGALSLTFYIINERQERLILRQAENEARAVFQQIVIMRRWIADHGGVFVEKVPWAQSSPFLTDPEIVDSQSRHYARKTPAMVTKELADYARDEGLYWFHITSLKLTNPENLPDAFEREALLKFEQESLGEIIAKETLAGNTFLRYISPLYVEEACLGCHGGQGYEIGDVRGAISVTLPLSKVFAEAAANKRTMFVAMLLVVATLSGALIYLLRRLVLSPMKQLSTSIQGFSESRYETGPILRTGDEFEDLSRSFEAMAGRLIQHHEGLEEKIRAATEELAAANRELSLASERKSDFLMRAAHELRTPLTSINGAMEYLSTRLSGSQPAPAAPALAADQDELRDFFQIIQKNTDRLIRMVRTMLDIEHIEMGAETALKRAPVDLAQVIQECITGFAFDAASRKVRLCTLPAQLPQVWADEDRIRQVLINLLANAVKFAPENSTIQVCAAPTGSLVRVEVCDEGPGIPPEHRQKVFETFFRSGGKEGSGLGLAICRVIVRAHGGEIGVADAKKGMGTCMYFTLPTTSAHPQ, encoded by the coding sequence ATGAAACTGAGTCTCAGCGTCAAACTGGTGGCGGGCTGCAGCCTGATTCTGCTGGGCGCCCTCAGCCTGACATTTTACATCATCAACGAGCGCCAGGAACGTCTCATCCTGCGCCAGGCGGAAAATGAGGCGCGCGCGGTTTTCCAGCAGATCGTGATCATGCGCCGCTGGATTGCCGATCACGGCGGCGTTTTCGTCGAAAAGGTCCCGTGGGCGCAATCCAGTCCTTTTCTGACCGATCCGGAAATCGTCGACAGCCAGAGCCGCCATTACGCCCGGAAAACCCCAGCCATGGTGACCAAGGAACTCGCCGACTATGCGCGCGACGAAGGGCTCTACTGGTTTCACATCACCAGCCTCAAGCTGACCAACCCGGAGAACCTGCCCGATGCCTTCGAGCGAGAGGCGCTCTTGAAATTTGAGCAAGAATCCCTTGGCGAAATCATCGCCAAGGAAACCCTGGCGGGAAACACCTTCTTGCGCTACATCTCGCCCCTGTACGTCGAAGAAGCCTGCTTGGGCTGCCACGGCGGGCAGGGCTACGAAATCGGCGACGTGCGCGGGGCCATCAGCGTCACCCTGCCACTGAGCAAGGTTTTCGCCGAAGCCGCCGCCAACAAGCGCACCATGTTCGTCGCCATGCTCCTGGTGGTGGCGACCCTGAGCGGGGCCCTGATTTATCTGTTGCGCCGCCTGGTGCTCAGCCCCATGAAGCAGCTTTCGACTTCCATTCAGGGCTTCTCCGAGAGCCGCTACGAGACCGGCCCGATTCTGCGCACCGGCGATGAATTCGAGGATCTCTCACGCTCCTTCGAAGCCATGGCCGGCCGCCTCATCCAGCACCACGAAGGGCTTGAGGAAAAAATTCGCGCCGCCACCGAGGAACTGGCCGCCGCCAACCGGGAACTGAGCCTCGCCAGCGAACGCAAATCCGACTTTCTCATGCGCGCCGCCCATGAACTGCGCACCCCCCTGACTTCCATCAACGGCGCCATGGAATACCTGAGCACCAGGCTGAGCGGCTCCCAACCCGCGCCGGCCGCTCCGGCGCTCGCCGCCGACCAGGACGAGTTGCGGGATTTCTTTCAGATCATTCAGAAAAACACCGACCGCCTCATCCGCATGGTCCGCACCATGCTCGACATCGAGCACATCGAAATGGGCGCGGAGACCGCGCTCAAACGCGCCCCGGTCGATCTTGCCCAAGTCATCCAGGAGTGCATCACCGGCTTTGCCTTCGATGCCGCCTCGCGCAAGGTGCGGCTCTGCACGCTGCCCGCGCAACTGCCGCAGGTTTGGGCGGATGAGGATCGCATTCGTCAAGTGCTCATCAACCTGCTCGCCAACGCCGTCAAGTTCGCGCCCGAGAATTCCACCATTCAGGTCTGCGCCGCACCAACGGGCAGCCTGGTCCGCGTCGAGGTCTGCGATGAAGGTCCGGGCATCCCTCCGGAACACCGGCAAAAAGTCTTTGAGACCTTCTTTCGCAGCGGCGGCAAGGAAGGCAGCGGCCTGGGCCTGGCCATCTGCCGCGTCATCGTTCGAGCGCACGGCGGCGAAATCGGTGTCGCCGACGCGAAAAAAGGGATGGGAACCTGCATGTATTTCACCTTGCCGACGACCTCCGCGCACCCGCAGTGA
- a CDS encoding response regulator transcription factor: MTTAPPDATQILAIDDDPDILRVLKANLGLHGFTILTAETLWSARKILEVQRPGLVLLDLMLPDGDGLEFCRELKERHPLLPVIMLTAKDQVADKVTGLEIGADDYMVKPFETSELLARIRARLRQPPTLPPSEVIHAGDLEIDLPNHQVKLRGEAVSLTPKEFQLLSCLLAKRNQLVTREEIRRWLWKDSRLYSWSRVIDVHIQHLRQKIEDNAAEPRYIQTVVGQGYRFEG, translated from the coding sequence ATGACCACGGCGCCACCCGATGCAACCCAAATACTCGCCATCGACGATGATCCCGATATCCTTCGGGTACTCAAAGCCAACCTCGGCCTGCACGGCTTCACCATTCTTACCGCGGAAACTCTCTGGAGCGCGCGCAAAATACTTGAGGTGCAGCGACCGGGCCTGGTTCTGCTCGACCTGATGCTGCCCGACGGCGACGGTCTGGAGTTCTGCCGGGAACTCAAGGAGCGGCATCCCCTGCTGCCCGTCATCATGCTGACCGCCAAGGATCAGGTCGCCGACAAGGTCACCGGCCTGGAGATCGGGGCCGATGACTACATGGTCAAGCCCTTTGAAACCAGCGAACTGCTGGCGCGCATCCGCGCGCGGCTGCGCCAGCCGCCGACCCTGCCGCCGTCCGAGGTGATCCACGCGGGCGATCTGGAAATCGACCTGCCCAATCACCAGGTCAAGCTGCGCGGTGAAGCCGTCTCCCTGACCCCCAAGGAATTTCAATTGCTGAGTTGTTTGCTGGCCAAGCGCAACCAGTTGGTAACGCGCGAGGAGATCAGGCGCTGGCTGTGGAAGGATTCACGGCTCTATTCCTGGAGCCGCGTCATCGACGTGCATATCCAGCATTTGCGCCAGAAAATCGAGGACAACGCAGCCGAACCCCGCTACATCCAGACCGTGGTGGGCCAGGGATATCGCTTCGAGGGATAA